A region from the Coturnix japonica isolate 7356 chromosome 28, Coturnix japonica 2.1, whole genome shotgun sequence genome encodes:
- the ARHGEF18 gene encoding rho guanine nucleotide exchange factor 18 isoform X3, translating into MAEEKEDSSSTELDVPTADTHSSTEDLLSDSALHGTEYYKDLGLLSPPADRTVPEMAAQPEAAPQAASAICLLEERSRALGKVSVDVAFSNPISCSVRYGEADCHSLNKASSETTTAGCPAEEDEALDLQEASESFPTLVRSMSTSRRHSWESPLSPVDCKRRFSLDTTERSSDPEQEEADKGSRSCTQPRVSLQLPGGKQGAWSSSSGNMVIKVQIEPLRPSGPASLGSEEAERASDGKRLRPLSIPSACKAASPQAPCGFNASLSAMEGVEPPALEMLEKDHVSPDQVLMVQQVLQELKQYHGAKKRVCVPESSDSSQQNLTWFEFLSNENEDSGKSDKAEKGTKVMRRLSSLRSRVTGSWQKDKGKNKEQSKEKEKEKETKEPKESWKEVNRHQLVPGVFSSGTSCSLCAKPLVNKSGLQCLNCAVNVHKNCRSLLTECSSVRTKQKDLQHRPSGPAQSSSQCISPAASLKEQPRSLLLGPDGTPVLPRNLGMTITQRGNSPSSLNTAGAVSKFGLISGDMDEGDSGFLKFKQTSDDVVSLAPSTADSNVLEDMEASVYFNTFRLNAYSLSRSEIETDAHEFEAESWSVAVEQSYAKRQKKEVVKRQDVIYELMQTEMHHVRTLKIMLKVYSKAMKEELQFSNAVINKLFPCVDELLEMHGQFLLQLKERRKESLEEGSDRNYIIQNIGDILIKQFSGENGERMKEKYGVFCSGHNEAVSHYKDLLQSHKKFQNLIKKIGNCSIVRRLGVQECILLVTQRITKYPVLVERIIQNTEAGTKDYEDLIQALSLIKSTITHVDAIVNECEKGQRLKEIMHKMELKSSGKCKNGLFFRKDDMGQRRLLLDGMLYWKAASGRLKDILAVLLNDVLLLLQEKDQKYVFASVDSKPPVISLQKLIVREVANEEKAMFLISASLQGPEMYEIHTSSKEERNSWMAHIRRAVESCPDEEGGSFYEPEAERRLAEARAAKLREFQERLNTKDDLIVQSLTEKQQIYQEMSEMYGFEDHSQGSRSKLLLLGDIPESLQGEALLKSAVVEAENLQNLIFTHLGSGSCQSEESNTVGLPRRAETFGGYDSPSISNKNNSLGKNSGNDQRQWDSRGPAVSSDVQLPDLPFDAEEGSQTSDAARQDDSSGIQPTVESQLVQRIQTLLQLLFSLQAVISQQDSYIEVQRATMVDREKQYRLQSTRGNLLLEQEKQRNFEKQREELMNVQKLQNQLKLEQQRWERERSQQQRELEISEAHLQRREEETRQLKDKLIQDREELERQREAYQHDLERLREAQRAVEKERERLDQLRKLKKQNTVSGTFSPELAQNPMQSHSVSFNGEGAEPSLPVLKASARVSVSGMDYLEHSELVRRDSTTLESRPVLALKNEVPIHLLSATNQIQKPAAVQQQIPTKLATFTKGSKEKSGKNKASHRTDSSASVDQKQLIPPRLVGREEGVLRGRRSASPVLTSSQTTAFQPEIHGSADGQPEALSSASPNPFKPNNAHVQTLVTSQPTLLNMQDDTSKEDVIFF; encoded by the exons GGAAGATGAAGCTTTGGATCTCCAGGAGGCCTCAGAGTCCTTCCCCACACTGGTGAGATCCATGTCTACCTCTAGGAGGCACAGCTGGGAGAGCCCCTTGTCACCTGTGGACTGCAAGCGCAG GTTCAGCTTGGATACCACAGAGAGAAGCAGTGATCCAGAGCAGGAGGAGGCGGATAAAGGGAGCAGGTCCTGCACGCAGCCTCGTGTgtccctgcagctgcctgggggGAAGCAGGGAGCCTGGAGCAGCAGTTCAGGCAACATGGTGATCAAAGTGCAGATAGAACCACTGCGACCCAGCGGCCCAGCCAGCCTGGGCTCAGAGGAGGCG GAACGTGCCAGTGATGGGAAGAGGCTGAGGCCACTGTCCATCCCATCAGCCTGCAAGGCTGCCTCCCCCCAGGCACCCTGTGGTTTCAACGCTTCTCTTTCAGCCATGGAAG GTGTTGAACCTCCTGCTCTGGAGATGCTGGAGAAGGACCATGTGTCCCCAGACCAAGT GCTGATGGTACAGCAGGTACTTCAGGAGCTGAAACAGTATCATGG GGCGAAAAAGAGAGTCTGTGTGCCAGAAAGCAGTGATTCTTCCCAGCAGAACCTCACCTGGTTTGAGTTCCTGTCTAACGA AAATGAGGACAGTGGAAAGAGtgacaaagcagagaaaggcaCAAAGGTGATGAGACGCCTGAGTTCCCTGCGGAGCCGCGTCACCGGGTCCTGGCAGAAGGATAAG GGTAAGAACAAAGAGCaatcaaaagagaaagagaaggagaaagaaacaaaggagcCAAAAGAGAGTTGGAAAGAGGTCAATCGGCACCAGCTGGTACCAGGGGTTTTCTCCAGCGGCACCAGCTGCTCGCTGTGTGCCAAACCTCTCGTGAATAAAAGTGGTCTGCAGTGCCTGA ATTGTGCAGTGAATGTCCATAAGAACTGCAGGAGTTTGCTGACTGAATGCAGCAGCGTCAGAACCAAG CAGAAAGATTTGCAGCACAGACCTTCTGGACCTGCACAAAGTTCGTCCCAGTGCATTTCCCCAG CTGCATCCTTGAAGGAGCAGCCCCGAAGCCTTCTCCTGGGACCGGATGGCACCCCAGTACTGCCGCGGAACCTCGGCATGACTATCACCCAAAGAGGAAATTCTCCATCTTCTTTGAATACTGCAGGAGCCGTTAGCAAATTTGG ACTAATTTCAGGAGACATGGATGAAGGGGACTCAGGATTTCTAAAGTTTAAGCAGACCTCAGATGATGTTGTCTCGCTTGCACCTTCAACAGCAGACTCCAATGTTCTGGAAGATATGGAAGCTTCTGTGTATTTCAACACATTCAGACTGA ATGCATATTCTCTATCCCGAAGTGAAATAGAAACAGATGCTCATGAGTTTGAGGCAGAGTCTTGGAGTGTTGCAGTGGAACAGTCTTATGCAAagaggcaaaagaaagaagttgtaAAAAGGCAGGATGTCATTTATG AACTAATGCAGACTGAAATGCACCATGTTAGAACgctgaaaataatgctgaagGTGTACTCCAAAGCCATGAAAGAAGAACTGCAGTTCTCAAATGCAGTTATCAACAAGCTCTTCCCCTGTgtggatgagctgctggagatgcaTGGGCAATTCCTGCTCCAGTTAAAGGAACGGCGAAAGGAGTCCTTGGAAGAAGGCAGTGACCGAAATTATATAATCCAGAACATTGGAGACATCTTGATAAAACAG TTCTCAGgtgaaaatggagagagaatgaaagagaaatacgGTGTGTTCTGTTCTGGACATAATGAAGCTGTTAGTCACTATAAAGACCTGCTCCAAAGCCACAAGAAGTTCCAAAACTTAATAAAG AAAATTGGCAACTGCTCCATCGTGAGGAGACTTGGTGTTCAGGAGTGCATCCTTCTGGTTACGCAGCGCATCACCAAATACCCGGTCTTGGTGGAACGTATTATTCAGAATACAGAAG CTGGAACTAAGGATTATGAAGATCTGATCCAGGCCCTTAGTTTAATTAAGAGCACAATCACTCATGTGGATGCCATAGTAAATGAGTGTGAGAAGGGGCAGCGCCTTAAAGAGATTATGCATAAAATGGAGCTAAAATCATCTGGGAAATGCAAGAATGGGCTTTTCTTCCGAAAGGATGACATGGGACAGAGGCGGCTTCTTCTGGATGGGATGctgtactggaaagctgcatcGGGACGGCTCAAAG ATATTTTGGCCGTCCTGTTAAATGATGTACTGTTGCTCTTACAAGAAAAGGACCAAAAATATGTGTTTGCATCAGTG gACTCAAAACCACCAGTTATCTCACTGCAAAAGCTGATTGTAAGAGAGGTAGCTAATGAGGAAAAGGCAATGTTCTTAATTAGTGCTTCCTTACAAGGACCAGAGATGTATGAAATTCACACAAGCTCAAAAGAAGAGAGGAATTCCTGGATGGCTCACATCCGCAGGGCTGTAGAAAG CTGTCCTGATGAAGAAGGAGGATCATTTTATGAAcctgaagcagaaaggagacTGGCTGAGGCAAGAGCAGCTAAACTAAGAGAATTTCAAG agCGTTTGAACACAAAAGATGACCTGATTGTGCAAAGTCTAACTGAGAAACAACAGATTTATCAAGAAATGTCTGAAATGTATGGATTTGAAGACCATTCCCAAGGATCCCGATCTAAGCTGCTTCTTCTGGGTGATATCCCAGAAAGCCTGCAAGGAGAGGCACTTCTGAAGTCTGCAGTGGTAGAAG CTGAAAATCTCCAGAACCTTATCTTCACTCACTTAGGAAGTGGATCCTGTCAGTCTGAAGAGAGCAACACAGTGGGGCTCCCCAGGAGAGCGGAGACCTTTGGAGGATATGACAGTCCCtccatttcaaataaaa ATAACAGTCTTGGGAAGAACAGTGGTAATGACCAGAGACAGTGGGACTCGAGAGGCCCTGCAGTAAGTTCAGATGTGCAGCTCCCAGACCTCCCATTTGATGCAGAAGAAGGATCTCAAACT AGCGATGCAGCGAGGCAGGATGACAGCAGTGGTATTCAGCCCACTGTAGAGTCTCAG CTTGTCCAAAGGATACAAACACTGCTACAGTTGCTCTTCAGTCTGCAG GCAGTGATATCTCAACAAGACAGCTACATTGAGGTGCAACGAGCCACAATGGTAGACCGGGAGAAGCAGTACCGGCTGCAGTCCACACGTGGCAACCTGCTGCTAGAGCAAGAGAAACAGCGTAACTTTGAGAAACAGAGGGAAGAACTGATGAATGTCCAGAAACTTCAGAACCAGCtgaagctggagcagcagcGCTGGGAGCGGGAGAGGagtcagcagcagagggaactgGAAATCTCAGAAGCCCATCTGCAGAGACGTGAGGAGGAGACGCGGCAGCTGAAAGATAAGTTGATTCAGGACAGAGAAGAACTGGAGAGGCAACGAGAGGCCTATCAGCATGACCTGGAGAGGCTGCGGGAAGCTCAGAGAGCAGTTGAGAAGGAGAGAGAACGTCTGGATCAGCTGaggaagctgaaaaagcagaacacGGTGTCAGGCACCTTCTCCCCAGAACTGGCACAA aaCCCGATGCAGAGTCATTCTGTTAGTTTCAATGGAGAAGGAGCAGAACCATCCCTGCCAGTCTTGAAAGCCTCTGCACGAGTGAGTGTCTCTGGGATGGATTACTTGGAGCACTCAGAGCTGGTTCGCAGAGACAGCACCACCCTGGAGAGCCGTCCAGTTCTTGCTCTGAAGAATGAAGTGCCAATACATCTCCTGAGCGCAACTAATCAGATCCAGaaacctgctgctgttcagcagcagaTCCCTACTAAGCTTGCCACCTTtacaaaaggaagcaaagagaaaagtggGAAGAACAAAGCATCTCATAGGACAGACAGCTCAG catctgtTGACCAGAAGCAGCTGATTCCTCCCAGGCTTGTTGGGCGAGAGGAGGGTGTCCTCCGAGGCAGACGATCAGCAAGTCCAGTCCTCACGAGCAGCCAGACCACTGCATTCCAGCCAG AAATACATGGCTCTGCAGATGGTCAGCCAGAAGCACTTTCTTCTGCCTCTCCAAACCCATTCAAGCCCAATAATGCTCATGTTCAGACCCTGGTGACCTCACAGCCGACTCTTTTAAACATGCAAGATGATACCAGCAAAgaagatgtaatttttttctaa
- the ARHGEF18 gene encoding rho guanine nucleotide exchange factor 18 isoform X4 → MCPQTKCRLMVQQVLQELKQYHGAKKRVCVPESSDSSQQNLTWFEFLSNENEDSGKSDKAEKGTKVMRRLSSLRSRVTGSWQKDKGKNKEQSKEKEKEKETKEPKESWKEVNRHQLVPGVFSSGTSCSLCAKPLVNKSGLQCLNCAVNVHKNCRSLLTECSSVRTKQKDLQHRPSGPAQSSSQCISPAASLKEQPRSLLLGPDGTPVLPRNLGMTITQRGNSPSSLNTAGAVSKFGLISGDMDEGDSGFLKFKQTSDDVVSLAPSTADSNVLEDMEASVYFNTFRLNAYSLSRSEIETDAHEFEAESWSVAVEQSYAKRQKKEVVKRQDVIYELMQTEMHHVRTLKIMLKVYSKAMKEELQFSNAVINKLFPCVDELLEMHGQFLLQLKERRKESLEEGSDRNYIIQNIGDILIKQFSGENGERMKEKYGVFCSGHNEAVSHYKDLLQSHKKFQNLIKKIGNCSIVRRLGVQECILLVTQRITKYPVLVERIIQNTEAGTKDYEDLIQALSLIKSTITHVDAIVNECEKGQRLKEIMHKMELKSSGKCKNGLFFRKDDMGQRRLLLDGMLYWKAASGRLKDILAVLLNDVLLLLQEKDQKYVFASVDSKPPVISLQKLIVREVANEEKAMFLISASLQGPEMYEIHTSSKEERNSWMAHIRRAVESCPDEEGGSFYEPEAERRLAEARAAKLREFQERLNTKDDLIVQSLTEKQQIYQEMSEMYGFEDHSQGSRSKLLLLGDIPESLQGEALLKSAVVEAENLQNLIFTHLGSGSCQSEESNTVGLPRRAETFGGYDSPSISNKNNSLGKNSGNDQRQWDSRGPAVSSDVQLPDLPFDAEEGSQTSDAARQDDSSGIQPTVESQLVQRIQTLLQLLFSLQAVISQQDSYIEVQRATMVDREKQYRLQSTRGNLLLEQEKQRNFEKQREELMNVQKLQNQLKLEQQRWERERSQQQRELEISEAHLQRREEETRQLKDKLIQDREELERQREAYQHDLERLREAQRAVEKERERLDQLRKLKKQNTVSGTFSPELAQNPMQSHSVSFNGEGAEPSLPVLKASARVSVSGMDYLEHSELVRRDSTTLESRPVLALKNEVPIHLLSATNQIQKPAAVQQQIPTKLATFTKGSKEKSGKNKASHRTDSSASVDQKQLIPPRLVGREEGVLRGRRSASPVLTSSQTTAFQPEIHGSADGQPEALSSASPNPFKPNNAHVQTLVTSQPTLLNMQDDTSKEDVIFF, encoded by the exons ATGTGTCCCCAGACCAAGTGTAG GCTGATGGTACAGCAGGTACTTCAGGAGCTGAAACAGTATCATGG GGCGAAAAAGAGAGTCTGTGTGCCAGAAAGCAGTGATTCTTCCCAGCAGAACCTCACCTGGTTTGAGTTCCTGTCTAACGA AAATGAGGACAGTGGAAAGAGtgacaaagcagagaaaggcaCAAAGGTGATGAGACGCCTGAGTTCCCTGCGGAGCCGCGTCACCGGGTCCTGGCAGAAGGATAAG GGTAAGAACAAAGAGCaatcaaaagagaaagagaaggagaaagaaacaaaggagcCAAAAGAGAGTTGGAAAGAGGTCAATCGGCACCAGCTGGTACCAGGGGTTTTCTCCAGCGGCACCAGCTGCTCGCTGTGTGCCAAACCTCTCGTGAATAAAAGTGGTCTGCAGTGCCTGA ATTGTGCAGTGAATGTCCATAAGAACTGCAGGAGTTTGCTGACTGAATGCAGCAGCGTCAGAACCAAG CAGAAAGATTTGCAGCACAGACCTTCTGGACCTGCACAAAGTTCGTCCCAGTGCATTTCCCCAG CTGCATCCTTGAAGGAGCAGCCCCGAAGCCTTCTCCTGGGACCGGATGGCACCCCAGTACTGCCGCGGAACCTCGGCATGACTATCACCCAAAGAGGAAATTCTCCATCTTCTTTGAATACTGCAGGAGCCGTTAGCAAATTTGG ACTAATTTCAGGAGACATGGATGAAGGGGACTCAGGATTTCTAAAGTTTAAGCAGACCTCAGATGATGTTGTCTCGCTTGCACCTTCAACAGCAGACTCCAATGTTCTGGAAGATATGGAAGCTTCTGTGTATTTCAACACATTCAGACTGA ATGCATATTCTCTATCCCGAAGTGAAATAGAAACAGATGCTCATGAGTTTGAGGCAGAGTCTTGGAGTGTTGCAGTGGAACAGTCTTATGCAAagaggcaaaagaaagaagttgtaAAAAGGCAGGATGTCATTTATG AACTAATGCAGACTGAAATGCACCATGTTAGAACgctgaaaataatgctgaagGTGTACTCCAAAGCCATGAAAGAAGAACTGCAGTTCTCAAATGCAGTTATCAACAAGCTCTTCCCCTGTgtggatgagctgctggagatgcaTGGGCAATTCCTGCTCCAGTTAAAGGAACGGCGAAAGGAGTCCTTGGAAGAAGGCAGTGACCGAAATTATATAATCCAGAACATTGGAGACATCTTGATAAAACAG TTCTCAGgtgaaaatggagagagaatgaaagagaaatacgGTGTGTTCTGTTCTGGACATAATGAAGCTGTTAGTCACTATAAAGACCTGCTCCAAAGCCACAAGAAGTTCCAAAACTTAATAAAG AAAATTGGCAACTGCTCCATCGTGAGGAGACTTGGTGTTCAGGAGTGCATCCTTCTGGTTACGCAGCGCATCACCAAATACCCGGTCTTGGTGGAACGTATTATTCAGAATACAGAAG CTGGAACTAAGGATTATGAAGATCTGATCCAGGCCCTTAGTTTAATTAAGAGCACAATCACTCATGTGGATGCCATAGTAAATGAGTGTGAGAAGGGGCAGCGCCTTAAAGAGATTATGCATAAAATGGAGCTAAAATCATCTGGGAAATGCAAGAATGGGCTTTTCTTCCGAAAGGATGACATGGGACAGAGGCGGCTTCTTCTGGATGGGATGctgtactggaaagctgcatcGGGACGGCTCAAAG ATATTTTGGCCGTCCTGTTAAATGATGTACTGTTGCTCTTACAAGAAAAGGACCAAAAATATGTGTTTGCATCAGTG gACTCAAAACCACCAGTTATCTCACTGCAAAAGCTGATTGTAAGAGAGGTAGCTAATGAGGAAAAGGCAATGTTCTTAATTAGTGCTTCCTTACAAGGACCAGAGATGTATGAAATTCACACAAGCTCAAAAGAAGAGAGGAATTCCTGGATGGCTCACATCCGCAGGGCTGTAGAAAG CTGTCCTGATGAAGAAGGAGGATCATTTTATGAAcctgaagcagaaaggagacTGGCTGAGGCAAGAGCAGCTAAACTAAGAGAATTTCAAG agCGTTTGAACACAAAAGATGACCTGATTGTGCAAAGTCTAACTGAGAAACAACAGATTTATCAAGAAATGTCTGAAATGTATGGATTTGAAGACCATTCCCAAGGATCCCGATCTAAGCTGCTTCTTCTGGGTGATATCCCAGAAAGCCTGCAAGGAGAGGCACTTCTGAAGTCTGCAGTGGTAGAAG CTGAAAATCTCCAGAACCTTATCTTCACTCACTTAGGAAGTGGATCCTGTCAGTCTGAAGAGAGCAACACAGTGGGGCTCCCCAGGAGAGCGGAGACCTTTGGAGGATATGACAGTCCCtccatttcaaataaaa ATAACAGTCTTGGGAAGAACAGTGGTAATGACCAGAGACAGTGGGACTCGAGAGGCCCTGCAGTAAGTTCAGATGTGCAGCTCCCAGACCTCCCATTTGATGCAGAAGAAGGATCTCAAACT AGCGATGCAGCGAGGCAGGATGACAGCAGTGGTATTCAGCCCACTGTAGAGTCTCAG CTTGTCCAAAGGATACAAACACTGCTACAGTTGCTCTTCAGTCTGCAG GCAGTGATATCTCAACAAGACAGCTACATTGAGGTGCAACGAGCCACAATGGTAGACCGGGAGAAGCAGTACCGGCTGCAGTCCACACGTGGCAACCTGCTGCTAGAGCAAGAGAAACAGCGTAACTTTGAGAAACAGAGGGAAGAACTGATGAATGTCCAGAAACTTCAGAACCAGCtgaagctggagcagcagcGCTGGGAGCGGGAGAGGagtcagcagcagagggaactgGAAATCTCAGAAGCCCATCTGCAGAGACGTGAGGAGGAGACGCGGCAGCTGAAAGATAAGTTGATTCAGGACAGAGAAGAACTGGAGAGGCAACGAGAGGCCTATCAGCATGACCTGGAGAGGCTGCGGGAAGCTCAGAGAGCAGTTGAGAAGGAGAGAGAACGTCTGGATCAGCTGaggaagctgaaaaagcagaacacGGTGTCAGGCACCTTCTCCCCAGAACTGGCACAA aaCCCGATGCAGAGTCATTCTGTTAGTTTCAATGGAGAAGGAGCAGAACCATCCCTGCCAGTCTTGAAAGCCTCTGCACGAGTGAGTGTCTCTGGGATGGATTACTTGGAGCACTCAGAGCTGGTTCGCAGAGACAGCACCACCCTGGAGAGCCGTCCAGTTCTTGCTCTGAAGAATGAAGTGCCAATACATCTCCTGAGCGCAACTAATCAGATCCAGaaacctgctgctgttcagcagcagaTCCCTACTAAGCTTGCCACCTTtacaaaaggaagcaaagagaaaagtggGAAGAACAAAGCATCTCATAGGACAGACAGCTCAG catctgtTGACCAGAAGCAGCTGATTCCTCCCAGGCTTGTTGGGCGAGAGGAGGGTGTCCTCCGAGGCAGACGATCAGCAAGTCCAGTCCTCACGAGCAGCCAGACCACTGCATTCCAGCCAG AAATACATGGCTCTGCAGATGGTCAGCCAGAAGCACTTTCTTCTGCCTCTCCAAACCCATTCAAGCCCAATAATGCTCATGTTCAGACCCTGGTGACCTCACAGCCGACTCTTTTAAACATGCAAGATGATACCAGCAAAgaagatgtaatttttttctaa
- the ARHGEF18 gene encoding rho guanine nucleotide exchange factor 18 isoform X5 — MTITQRGNSPSSLNTAGAVSKFGLISGDMDEGDSGFLKFKQTSDDVVSLAPSTADSNVLEDMEASVYFNTFRLNAYSLSRSEIETDAHEFEAESWSVAVEQSYAKRQKKEVVKRQDVIYELMQTEMHHVRTLKIMLKVYSKAMKEELQFSNAVINKLFPCVDELLEMHGQFLLQLKERRKESLEEGSDRNYIIQNIGDILIKQFSGENGERMKEKYGVFCSGHNEAVSHYKDLLQSHKKFQNLIKKIGNCSIVRRLGVQECILLVTQRITKYPVLVERIIQNTEAGTKDYEDLIQALSLIKSTITHVDAIVNECEKGQRLKEIMHKMELKSSGKCKNGLFFRKDDMGQRRLLLDGMLYWKAASGRLKDILAVLLNDVLLLLQEKDQKYVFASVDSKPPVISLQKLIVREVANEEKAMFLISASLQGPEMYEIHTSSKEERNSWMAHIRRAVESCPDEEGGSFYEPEAERRLAEARAAKLREFQERLNTKDDLIVQSLTEKQQIYQEMSEMYGFEDHSQGSRSKLLLLGDIPESLQGEALLKSAVVEAENLQNLIFTHLGSGSCQSEESNTVGLPRRAETFGGYDSPSISNKNNSLGKNSGNDQRQWDSRGPAVSSDVQLPDLPFDAEEGSQTSDAARQDDSSGIQPTVESQLVQRIQTLLQLLFSLQAVISQQDSYIEVQRATMVDREKQYRLQSTRGNLLLEQEKQRNFEKQREELMNVQKLQNQLKLEQQRWERERSQQQRELEISEAHLQRREEETRQLKDKLIQDREELERQREAYQHDLERLREAQRAVEKERERLDQLRKLKKQNTVSGTFSPELAQNPMQSHSVSFNGEGAEPSLPVLKASARVSVSGMDYLEHSELVRRDSTTLESRPVLALKNEVPIHLLSATNQIQKPAAVQQQIPTKLATFTKGSKEKSGKNKASHRTDSSASVDQKQLIPPRLVGREEGVLRGRRSASPVLTSSQTTAFQPEIHGSADGQPEALSSASPNPFKPNNAHVQTLVTSQPTLLNMQDDTSKEDVIFF; from the exons ATGACTATCACCCAAAGAGGAAATTCTCCATCTTCTTTGAATACTGCAGGAGCCGTTAGCAAATTTGG ACTAATTTCAGGAGACATGGATGAAGGGGACTCAGGATTTCTAAAGTTTAAGCAGACCTCAGATGATGTTGTCTCGCTTGCACCTTCAACAGCAGACTCCAATGTTCTGGAAGATATGGAAGCTTCTGTGTATTTCAACACATTCAGACTGA ATGCATATTCTCTATCCCGAAGTGAAATAGAAACAGATGCTCATGAGTTTGAGGCAGAGTCTTGGAGTGTTGCAGTGGAACAGTCTTATGCAAagaggcaaaagaaagaagttgtaAAAAGGCAGGATGTCATTTATG AACTAATGCAGACTGAAATGCACCATGTTAGAACgctgaaaataatgctgaagGTGTACTCCAAAGCCATGAAAGAAGAACTGCAGTTCTCAAATGCAGTTATCAACAAGCTCTTCCCCTGTgtggatgagctgctggagatgcaTGGGCAATTCCTGCTCCAGTTAAAGGAACGGCGAAAGGAGTCCTTGGAAGAAGGCAGTGACCGAAATTATATAATCCAGAACATTGGAGACATCTTGATAAAACAG TTCTCAGgtgaaaatggagagagaatgaaagagaaatacgGTGTGTTCTGTTCTGGACATAATGAAGCTGTTAGTCACTATAAAGACCTGCTCCAAAGCCACAAGAAGTTCCAAAACTTAATAAAG AAAATTGGCAACTGCTCCATCGTGAGGAGACTTGGTGTTCAGGAGTGCATCCTTCTGGTTACGCAGCGCATCACCAAATACCCGGTCTTGGTGGAACGTATTATTCAGAATACAGAAG CTGGAACTAAGGATTATGAAGATCTGATCCAGGCCCTTAGTTTAATTAAGAGCACAATCACTCATGTGGATGCCATAGTAAATGAGTGTGAGAAGGGGCAGCGCCTTAAAGAGATTATGCATAAAATGGAGCTAAAATCATCTGGGAAATGCAAGAATGGGCTTTTCTTCCGAAAGGATGACATGGGACAGAGGCGGCTTCTTCTGGATGGGATGctgtactggaaagctgcatcGGGACGGCTCAAAG ATATTTTGGCCGTCCTGTTAAATGATGTACTGTTGCTCTTACAAGAAAAGGACCAAAAATATGTGTTTGCATCAGTG gACTCAAAACCACCAGTTATCTCACTGCAAAAGCTGATTGTAAGAGAGGTAGCTAATGAGGAAAAGGCAATGTTCTTAATTAGTGCTTCCTTACAAGGACCAGAGATGTATGAAATTCACACAAGCTCAAAAGAAGAGAGGAATTCCTGGATGGCTCACATCCGCAGGGCTGTAGAAAG CTGTCCTGATGAAGAAGGAGGATCATTTTATGAAcctgaagcagaaaggagacTGGCTGAGGCAAGAGCAGCTAAACTAAGAGAATTTCAAG agCGTTTGAACACAAAAGATGACCTGATTGTGCAAAGTCTAACTGAGAAACAACAGATTTATCAAGAAATGTCTGAAATGTATGGATTTGAAGACCATTCCCAAGGATCCCGATCTAAGCTGCTTCTTCTGGGTGATATCCCAGAAAGCCTGCAAGGAGAGGCACTTCTGAAGTCTGCAGTGGTAGAAG CTGAAAATCTCCAGAACCTTATCTTCACTCACTTAGGAAGTGGATCCTGTCAGTCTGAAGAGAGCAACACAGTGGGGCTCCCCAGGAGAGCGGAGACCTTTGGAGGATATGACAGTCCCtccatttcaaataaaa ATAACAGTCTTGGGAAGAACAGTGGTAATGACCAGAGACAGTGGGACTCGAGAGGCCCTGCAGTAAGTTCAGATGTGCAGCTCCCAGACCTCCCATTTGATGCAGAAGAAGGATCTCAAACT AGCGATGCAGCGAGGCAGGATGACAGCAGTGGTATTCAGCCCACTGTAGAGTCTCAG CTTGTCCAAAGGATACAAACACTGCTACAGTTGCTCTTCAGTCTGCAG GCAGTGATATCTCAACAAGACAGCTACATTGAGGTGCAACGAGCCACAATGGTAGACCGGGAGAAGCAGTACCGGCTGCAGTCCACACGTGGCAACCTGCTGCTAGAGCAAGAGAAACAGCGTAACTTTGAGAAACAGAGGGAAGAACTGATGAATGTCCAGAAACTTCAGAACCAGCtgaagctggagcagcagcGCTGGGAGCGGGAGAGGagtcagcagcagagggaactgGAAATCTCAGAAGCCCATCTGCAGAGACGTGAGGAGGAGACGCGGCAGCTGAAAGATAAGTTGATTCAGGACAGAGAAGAACTGGAGAGGCAACGAGAGGCCTATCAGCATGACCTGGAGAGGCTGCGGGAAGCTCAGAGAGCAGTTGAGAAGGAGAGAGAACGTCTGGATCAGCTGaggaagctgaaaaagcagaacacGGTGTCAGGCACCTTCTCCCCAGAACTGGCACAA aaCCCGATGCAGAGTCATTCTGTTAGTTTCAATGGAGAAGGAGCAGAACCATCCCTGCCAGTCTTGAAAGCCTCTGCACGAGTGAGTGTCTCTGGGATGGATTACTTGGAGCACTCAGAGCTGGTTCGCAGAGACAGCACCACCCTGGAGAGCCGTCCAGTTCTTGCTCTGAAGAATGAAGTGCCAATACATCTCCTGAGCGCAACTAATCAGATCCAGaaacctgctgctgttcagcagcagaTCCCTACTAAGCTTGCCACCTTtacaaaaggaagcaaagagaaaagtggGAAGAACAAAGCATCTCATAGGACAGACAGCTCAG catctgtTGACCAGAAGCAGCTGATTCCTCCCAGGCTTGTTGGGCGAGAGGAGGGTGTCCTCCGAGGCAGACGATCAGCAAGTCCAGTCCTCACGAGCAGCCAGACCACTGCATTCCAGCCAG AAATACATGGCTCTGCAGATGGTCAGCCAGAAGCACTTTCTTCTGCCTCTCCAAACCCATTCAAGCCCAATAATGCTCATGTTCAGACCCTGGTGACCTCACAGCCGACTCTTTTAAACATGCAAGATGATACCAGCAAAgaagatgtaatttttttctaa